A stretch of the Oceanicola sp. D3 genome encodes the following:
- a CDS encoding PAAR-like domain-containing protein, whose amino-acid sequence MPDEEEEEELQLSSSNLNDAAKGLTDTIILTSGKKGGRKLRHSNLPAALAQAGLKKDWQGTLVVAFPDVCKTPSPGGPVPIPYPNIGAAKPGSHKKVKVQQALQQAGFKGIRVRSVGDVAGSAKGAIGARAMTGAAFMPFSFDVKMEGKPALMGHELTHTLQQGDHTPHLVKPQSKRMK is encoded by the coding sequence ATGCCGGACGAGGAAGAAGAAGAGGAGCTGCAACTGAGCAGCTCCAACCTGAACGATGCGGCCAAGGGGTTAACCGACACCATCATCCTGACCTCGGGCAAGAAGGGGGGCCGGAAACTGCGGCACTCCAATCTGCCCGCGGCTCTGGCGCAGGCCGGGCTCAAGAAGGATTGGCAGGGCACGCTGGTGGTTGCCTTCCCTGACGTCTGCAAAACGCCCTCACCGGGCGGCCCCGTGCCGATCCCCTACCCCAACATCGGCGCGGCCAAACCCGGCTCGCACAAGAAGGTGAAGGTGCAGCAGGCGCTCCAGCAGGCGGGGTTCAAGGGCATCCGCGTGAGGTCAGTCGGAGACGTGGCGGGCAGCGCCAAGGGGGCTATCGGCGCAAGGGCGATGACGGGCGCAGCCTTCATGCCCTTCTCCTTCGACGTGAAGATGGAGGGCAAACCGGCGCTGATGGGCCACGAACTGACCCACACCCTCCAGCAGGGCGATCACACGCCGCATCTGGTGAAGCCGCAAAGCAAGCGGATGAAATAG
- a CDS encoding tryptophan halogenase family protein, translated as MGEPIREVTIVGGGTAGWMTALLLQSMLKGGPEGGVRVTLIESPNIPTVGVGEATVPGMPRTLKQGGIDEREFFRTCNASFKLGVVFGHWNEDAEGNRVDYINPFAHPPAIDGVSAAEYALEFGTGGLDFVQTFSPSVDLAAEAKGPRGRGQMPGPPVGFAYHLDAGKFAGLLKEHCVVRGVVHVLDDLVEVELDERGYVAALQLERGGRHPVEMVIDCTGFRGLIINKALGEPFESYGKYLANDRAMAVQVPHRDPERLDSVTKSTALGAGWAWRVPLFNRIGTGYVFSSAHRTDEEARAEFLAHLGEDGEGAEPRVIPMRVGRNRNAWVKNCVAVGLSGGFIEPLESTAIHMIDTAVRWLVAYFPDRDFADPLRNRFNHLVDELYNEVRDFICLHYALGNRTDDQYWIDAREELEVPDSLAENLELWQYGLPTHHDIRFVSLFSPMTYQAVLLGKRVYETGYGKGKFATGRRLDPAKWEAYLARARAGIGAQVQAAAGHRELLRALRGDVVEENGLLPGLGGGPGMVKGEGEAAIL; from the coding sequence ATGGGTGAACCGATCCGAGAGGTGACAATCGTCGGCGGGGGAACCGCCGGATGGATGACGGCGCTCTTGCTTCAGTCGATGCTGAAAGGCGGGCCCGAGGGCGGCGTGAGGGTAACGCTGATCGAGAGCCCCAATATCCCCACGGTGGGCGTGGGCGAGGCAACCGTGCCGGGCATGCCGCGCACGCTGAAGCAGGGCGGGATCGACGAGCGGGAGTTTTTCCGCACCTGCAACGCCAGCTTCAAGCTCGGGGTCGTCTTTGGCCATTGGAACGAGGACGCCGAGGGCAACCGGGTGGATTACATCAACCCCTTTGCACACCCACCCGCGATTGATGGCGTCTCGGCGGCGGAATACGCGCTGGAGTTCGGCACCGGCGGGCTGGATTTCGTGCAAACCTTCTCCCCCTCGGTCGATCTGGCGGCCGAGGCGAAGGGGCCGCGCGGGCGGGGGCAGATGCCCGGGCCGCCGGTGGGCTTCGCCTATCACCTCGACGCGGGCAAGTTTGCCGGGTTGCTGAAAGAGCACTGCGTGGTCCGAGGGGTGGTGCATGTGCTCGATGATCTGGTGGAGGTGGAGTTGGACGAACGCGGCTATGTCGCCGCTTTGCAGCTTGAGCGGGGCGGGCGGCATCCGGTGGAGATGGTGATAGATTGCACCGGCTTCCGGGGCCTCATCATCAACAAGGCGCTCGGCGAGCCGTTTGAGAGCTACGGTAAATATCTGGCGAACGACCGGGCGATGGCAGTGCAGGTGCCGCACCGCGACCCTGAGCGGCTGGATTCAGTAACGAAAAGCACCGCGCTCGGGGCCGGTTGGGCCTGGCGCGTGCCGCTCTTCAACCGGATCGGAACGGGCTATGTGTTTTCCTCCGCGCACCGGACGGATGAGGAGGCGCGGGCGGAGTTTCTGGCGCATCTCGGGGAGGATGGCGAAGGCGCAGAGCCTCGGGTGATCCCGATGCGGGTGGGGCGCAACCGGAACGCATGGGTGAAGAACTGCGTGGCCGTGGGCCTCTCGGGCGGGTTTATCGAGCCGCTGGAGAGCACGGCAATCCACATGATCGACACCGCGGTGCGCTGGCTGGTGGCCTACTTCCCCGACCGCGACTTCGCCGACCCGCTGCGCAACCGGTTCAACCACCTCGTCGACGAGCTTTACAACGAGGTACGCGATTTCATCTGCCTGCATTACGCGCTCGGCAACCGCACGGATGACCAATACTGGATCGACGCGCGCGAAGAGCTGGAGGTGCCCGACAGCCTCGCCGAAAACCTCGAACTTTGGCAATACGGGCTGCCGACGCACCATGACATCCGCTTTGTCTCTCTGTTCAGCCCGATGACCTATCAGGCAGTCCTGCTGGGCAAGCGGGTGTATGAAACCGGATATGGAAAGGGCAAATTCGCCACCGGGCGGCGGCTTGATCCGGCGAAGTGGGAGGCCTACCTCGCGCGGGCACGGGCCGGGATTGGTGCGCAGGTGCAGGCGGCAGCGGGGCATCGGGAGTTGCTGCGGGCGCTGCGTGGGGATGTGGTGGAAGAGAACGGGCTGCTGCCGGGGCTTGGCGGCGGGCCGGGGATGGTGAAGGGCGAGGGGGAGGCGGCGATTTTGTGA
- a CDS encoding VWA domain-containing protein: MTDEFDKLKAAMKSAPPAPDPEAKQAATALAMQAFDDQREENLATRQGLAEGARLTPEGPRKAGLLQGVREMFAKLSTKAGLAATTGIVAAGLAAVVIIPQMREPGTPEVITVNETPVGADDARTDRAQLADDDEARAGATTGASVPPPEVAQTEAAPKVAQEEVAEAAPVTEAPMEADAMPDVDAEAAPELAAGVAPARARKEGTGALGRIAGASQPMPVPPPSDGYVAPQEPDTEAFPEAEDNPVKVAAEEPVSTFSIDVDTASYSVVRSSLNAGRMPPVDAVRVEEMVNYFPYAYAAPEADDPAPFKPTVVVGETPWNPDTQLVTVAIQGELPVVEDRPPLNLVFLIDSSGSMNQANKLPLLKQSLRLMLPELRPEDQVAIVAYAGSSGLVLPPTPAGERSKILNALDNIGAGGSTAGAAGLQQAYAVAEEMTEEGEISRVLLATDGDFNVGLSSPDQMKEFIEDKRESGTFLSVLGFGRGNLNDALMQSLAQNGNGQAAYIDTLNEARKVLVDQLTGALFPIASDVKIQVEFNPAEVAEYRLIGYETRALKREDFNNDKVDAGEIGAGHSVTAIYEVTPVGSPAVLNDPLRYGSADASVAPAQAESANPELAFLRMRWKEPGESESTLLEFPITEGMGEATSETRFAAAIAGFAQLLKGSDYLGDWSYAEAIALANGAKGEDEFGYRAEAVNLMRLADSLSQ; the protein is encoded by the coding sequence ATGACCGACGAGTTCGACAAGCTGAAAGCGGCGATGAAATCCGCCCCGCCCGCCCCCGATCCGGAGGCGAAACAGGCGGCGACGGCCCTTGCCATGCAGGCCTTCGACGACCAGCGCGAAGAAAATCTCGCCACCCGCCAAGGATTGGCCGAGGGCGCGCGTCTCACCCCTGAAGGCCCCCGAAAGGCGGGGCTGCTGCAAGGAGTGAGAGAGATGTTTGCGAAGTTGAGCACAAAGGCGGGCCTCGCCGCCACCACCGGGATCGTCGCGGCAGGGTTGGCCGCCGTGGTTATCATCCCGCAGATGCGCGAGCCGGGCACCCCCGAGGTCATCACCGTCAACGAAACGCCAGTTGGGGCCGACGATGCCCGCACCGACCGTGCCCAGCTGGCCGATGACGATGAGGCGCGCGCTGGCGCAACCACAGGCGCATCTGTCCCCCCGCCCGAAGTGGCACAGACCGAGGCCGCGCCGAAGGTGGCGCAGGAAGAGGTGGCCGAGGCCGCACCGGTGACGGAAGCCCCGATGGAAGCCGACGCCATGCCCGATGTCGACGCCGAAGCCGCCCCAGAGTTGGCCGCCGGCGTTGCCCCCGCCCGCGCCCGCAAGGAGGGCACCGGTGCCCTTGGGCGCATCGCAGGCGCCTCTCAGCCCATGCCTGTGCCGCCGCCCTCCGATGGCTACGTGGCCCCGCAGGAACCCGATACCGAGGCCTTCCCCGAGGCCGAGGACAACCCGGTGAAGGTGGCCGCTGAAGAGCCGGTTTCGACCTTTTCGATTGATGTGGATACGGCGAGCTATTCCGTCGTCCGCTCCTCGCTCAACGCGGGCCGGATGCCGCCGGTGGATGCCGTGCGGGTGGAAGAGATGGTGAACTACTTCCCCTATGCCTACGCTGCGCCCGAGGCGGATGATCCGGCGCCGTTCAAACCCACCGTGGTTGTGGGCGAAACGCCGTGGAACCCCGATACCCAGCTTGTCACGGTGGCGATTCAGGGTGAACTGCCGGTGGTTGAAGACCGCCCGCCGCTCAACCTCGTCTTCCTTATCGACAGCTCCGGCTCGATGAACCAAGCCAACAAGCTGCCGCTGCTGAAGCAGAGCCTGCGCCTGATGCTCCCCGAGCTGCGCCCCGAGGATCAGGTGGCCATCGTCGCCTACGCGGGTTCCTCCGGCCTCGTGCTGCCGCCCACTCCGGCGGGTGAGCGCAGCAAGATCCTGAACGCGCTCGACAACATCGGCGCGGGCGGCTCAACCGCGGGCGCGGCGGGGCTTCAGCAGGCCTATGCCGTGGCCGAGGAGATGACCGAGGAGGGCGAAATTTCTCGCGTGTTGCTGGCGACGGATGGTGACTTCAACGTTGGCCTTTCCTCCCCAGACCAGATGAAGGAATTCATCGAAGACAAGCGCGAGAGTGGCACGTTTCTCTCCGTTCTCGGCTTCGGGCGGGGCAACCTGAACGATGCATTGATGCAGTCGCTGGCGCAGAACGGCAATGGGCAGGCCGCCTATATCGACACGCTGAACGAGGCCCGCAAGGTGCTGGTGGATCAGCTTACCGGCGCACTCTTTCCCATTGCGTCTGACGTGAAGATTCAGGTGGAGTTCAACCCGGCTGAGGTGGCCGAGTATCGCCTGATCGGCTACGAAACCCGCGCGCTGAAGCGCGAGGATTTCAACAACGACAAGGTGGATGCGGGCGAGATCGGCGCTGGCCATTCGGTGACCGCGATCTACGAGGTGACGCCGGTGGGCAGCCCCGCCGTGCTGAACGATCCGCTGCGCTATGGCTCCGCCGATGCCTCGGTGGCCCCCGCGCAGGCCGAGAGCGCCAACCCCGAGCTGGCCTTCCTGCGGATGCGCTGGAAGGAGCCGGGCGAGAGCGAGAGCACGCTGCTGGAGTTTCCGATCACCGAAGGCATGGGGGAGGCCACCAGCGAGACCCGCTTTGCCGCCGCCATCGCCGGGTTTGCCCAGTTGCTTAAAGGCTCCGACTACCTTGGGGACTGGAGCTACGCCGAGGCCATCGCGCTGGCCAACGGTGCCAAGGGCGAAGACGAATTTGGCTACCGCGCCGAGGCCGTCAACCTGATGCGTCTGGCCGACAGCCTCTCGCAATAA
- a CDS encoding RNA polymerase sigma factor — MTVSDHSLALAAAGGDREAFASLLQRHYDRLFAFAYRLTGTRAEAEDLTQDICLALPAKLARYEGRAAFSTWLYRVAVNAAHDRRRRAATQAKAADGWGDWEQARQAEMAETAEAVDWLTATLRSLPEELRDTCALVLGEEVTQAGAAEVLGVSEGTIAWRMSEVKKRLRALATEERAS, encoded by the coding sequence ATGACGGTGTCAGACCATTCTCTTGCCCTGGCCGCCGCGGGCGGTGACCGGGAGGCCTTTGCCTCGCTGCTCCAGCGGCATTACGACAGGCTATTTGCCTTTGCCTATCGCCTGACCGGTACGCGCGCCGAGGCCGAGGATCTGACGCAGGATATTTGCCTTGCCTTGCCCGCCAAGCTTGCCCGCTACGAGGGGCGCGCGGCCTTTAGCACATGGCTCTACCGGGTGGCGGTGAATGCCGCGCATGACCGGCGGCGCAGAGCGGCAACGCAGGCGAAAGCCGCCGATGGCTGGGGCGACTGGGAACAGGCCCGGCAGGCCGAAATGGCCGAAACGGCAGAGGCGGTGGACTGGCTCACCGCCACCCTGCGCAGCCTGCCCGAAGAACTGCGCGACACCTGCGCGCTGGTGCTGGGCGAAGAGGTGACACAGGCCGGCGCCGCAGAGGTGCTTGGTGTGAGCGAGGGCACAATCGCCTGGCGCATGTCGGAGGTCAAAAAGCGCCTCCGCGCGTTGGCAACCGAGGAAAGAGCGTCATGA
- a CDS encoding outer membrane protein assembly factor BamE has protein sequence MIRLLCAALLAAALSACSSSGNMSMKNQTETSVAQMMHPGTTSQIQVQNMLGAPQQKSFTAAGTEIWIYNYERLRPHAVSFIPGVRMFGRVRKGYQKSLTVLFDEAGMVQKYAMTETDLSVKTGLYK, from the coding sequence ATGATCCGTTTGCTTTGCGCCGCCCTGCTCGCTGCGGCCCTCTCCGCCTGCAGCTCCAGCGGCAACATGTCGATGAAAAACCAAACCGAAACCTCGGTTGCCCAAATGATGCACCCCGGCACCACCAGCCAGATTCAGGTGCAAAACATGCTCGGCGCGCCGCAGCAAAAGAGCTTCACCGCCGCCGGCACCGAGATCTGGATCTACAACTACGAACGTCTACGCCCCCATGCGGTAAGCTTCATCCCCGGCGTGCGAATGTTCGGCCGCGTGCGCAAGGGCTACCAAAAGAGCCTGACCGTGCTGTTTGACGAGGCCGGGATGGTCCAGAAATACGCGATGACCGAGACCGATCTTTCCGTGAAGACCGGCCTCTACAAATAG
- a CDS encoding DMT family transporter, translating into MALTPNAQGALWMTASMAGFAVEDVFIKSAAGAVPVGQVLATFGVIGTAIFAVLCLRRGQRLVHPALFSRPMAVRCGFEMMGRVFYTLAIALTPLSTASAILQAAPLVVALGAMVVLREPVSPARWLAILVGFAGVLLVLRPGLEGFDTLAILSVLGMIGFAGRDLATRAAPPVLSHLQLSLYGCAILIPAGLVILAFQSAPVVPSGADALRILAASLAGASAYYALTIAMRTGDVGVVAPFRYTRLVVAMVLAAVVFGERPDTATLAGSAIIVAAGLIALATGRRRRPVAPEA; encoded by the coding sequence ATGGCTCTGACACCAAATGCCCAGGGTGCGCTCTGGATGACCGCCTCGATGGCGGGTTTTGCCGTTGAGGATGTGTTCATCAAATCCGCCGCCGGTGCGGTGCCGGTGGGGCAAGTTCTGGCGACCTTCGGGGTGATCGGCACGGCGATCTTTGCGGTGCTCTGCCTGCGGCGGGGCCAGCGGCTTGTGCATCCGGCGCTGTTTTCGCGCCCGATGGCGGTGCGCTGTGGCTTCGAGATGATGGGGCGGGTTTTTTACACGCTGGCTATTGCGCTAACGCCGCTTTCCACCGCCTCGGCCATCTTGCAAGCCGCGCCGCTGGTGGTGGCGCTTGGGGCGATGGTGGTGCTGCGCGAGCCGGTCAGCCCGGCGCGTTGGCTGGCGATCCTTGTGGGGTTTGCCGGGGTGCTGCTGGTGCTGCGCCCCGGGCTGGAGGGGTTTGATACGCTGGCGATCCTCTCGGTGCTTGGCATGATCGGCTTTGCGGGCCGCGATTTGGCCACCCGCGCCGCGCCGCCGGTGCTGAGCCACCTGCAACTCAGCCTCTACGGCTGCGCCATTCTGATCCCGGCGGGGTTGGTGATCCTCGCGTTTCAATCGGCCCCCGTGGTGCCCTCCGGCGCGGATGCGCTGCGCATTCTGGCGGCTTCGCTTGCCGGGGCCTCGGCCTATTACGCGCTCACCATCGCCATGCGGACCGGCGATGTGGGGGTGGTGGCCCCCTTCCGCTACACCCGGCTGGTGGTGGCGATGGTGCTGGCGGCGGTTGTCTTTGGCGAGCGGCCCGATACGGCGACACTGGCGGGGTCGGCGATTATCGTTGCTGCCGGGCTCATCGCGCTGGCCACCGGGCGGCGCAGGCGCCCTGTGGCACCCGAAGCCTGA
- a CDS encoding NAD(P)-dependent oxidoreductase: protein MADKPTVGFIGVGFMGHGMAKNIIKGGYPLVVKGNRNRTPVESLLGMGATEAASPREMAEQCEIIHICLGNSPQVEAVFEGEDGILAGARPGLIVVECSTADPVSTMKLAAALEAKGGRLVDAPLGRTPKEAEEGTLDAMVGADDESYAKVLPVIECWAGTINHLGPTGNGHKMKLLMNFVSMGYASLYAEAAVLGAKVGISPQQFQTVIGGSRLGNGFFDTFTRGCVGREAEVHKFTIQNASKDLRYVNSMAVDAGVVNVVASAVRHYFSHVEAIGAGGDFVPFVTDHVARLNGLDMEEEVKKG from the coding sequence ATGGCAGACAAACCAACCGTCGGGTTCATCGGCGTGGGATTCATGGGCCACGGGATGGCCAAGAACATTATCAAGGGCGGCTATCCGCTGGTGGTGAAGGGCAACCGCAACCGCACGCCGGTGGAGAGCCTGCTGGGCATGGGGGCGACGGAGGCCGCCAGCCCGCGCGAGATGGCCGAGCAATGCGAGATCATCCACATCTGCCTTGGCAACTCGCCGCAGGTGGAGGCGGTGTTCGAGGGCGAAGACGGCATTTTGGCGGGCGCGCGGCCCGGGCTGATCGTGGTGGAATGCTCCACCGCCGACCCGGTGAGCACGATGAAGCTGGCCGCCGCGCTGGAGGCCAAAGGCGGCCGCCTCGTGGATGCGCCGCTGGGCCGCACGCCGAAGGAGGCCGAAGAGGGCACGCTGGATGCGATGGTGGGCGCGGATGACGAGAGTTATGCCAAGGTGCTGCCGGTGATCGAATGCTGGGCGGGCACCATCAACCACCTCGGGCCGACCGGCAACGGCCACAAGATGAAGCTGCTGATGAACTTCGTCTCGATGGGCTACGCCTCGCTTTATGCCGAGGCGGCGGTGCTGGGGGCGAAGGTGGGGATTTCTCCGCAGCAGTTTCAGACGGTGATCGGCGGCTCGCGGCTGGGCAACGGGTTTTTTGACACCTTCACCCGGGGCTGCGTGGGGCGCGAGGCGGAGGTGCACAAGTTTACCATCCAGAATGCGAGCAAGGATCTGCGTTACGTGAACTCGATGGCCGTCGATGCCGGTGTGGTGAACGTGGTGGCCAGCGCGGTGCGGCACTATTTTTCTCATGTCGAGGCGATTGGCGCGGGCGGCGATTTTGTGCCTTTCGTCACCGACCATGTTGCCCGGTTGAACGGGTTGGATATGGAAGAGGAAGTGAAGAAGGGCTGA
- a CDS encoding SDR family oxidoreductase — MKIFDLTGRRALVTGSSMGIGAALAKGLAEAGASVVLNARNAERLEEAAEGLRASGADVETLAFDVTDASAVREAVEGYGKPLDILVNNAGMQHRGPLEDFEPEDFDRLMRTNVNSAFYVGQAVARGMIARGAGKIINIASVQSLLARPGIAPYTASKGAITNLTKGMATDWAKHGLNCNAIAPGYFDTPLNAALVADPEFSAWLEKRTPAGRWGKVEELVGACVFLASDAASFVNGHTLFVDGGITASL, encoded by the coding sequence ATGAAGATTTTTGACCTGACAGGGCGCCGGGCGCTCGTGACCGGCTCGTCCATGGGCATTGGCGCAGCACTGGCGAAGGGGCTGGCGGAGGCCGGGGCCTCGGTGGTGCTGAATGCGCGCAATGCGGAGCGGCTGGAAGAGGCCGCCGAAGGGCTGCGGGCGAGCGGGGCGGATGTGGAAACGCTTGCCTTTGACGTGACCGACGCGAGCGCGGTGCGAGAGGCGGTGGAGGGCTATGGCAAGCCGCTCGATATCTTGGTGAACAACGCCGGGATGCAGCATCGCGGGCCGTTGGAAGACTTTGAGCCGGAGGATTTTGACCGGCTGATGCGCACCAATGTGAACTCTGCCTTTTACGTGGGGCAGGCGGTGGCGCGGGGGATGATTGCGCGCGGCGCGGGTAAGATCATCAACATCGCCTCCGTGCAGAGCCTGCTCGCCCGGCCGGGCATTGCGCCCTACACGGCGAGCAAGGGGGCGATCACCAACCTGACGAAGGGCATGGCGACCGATTGGGCCAAGCACGGGCTGAACTGTAACGCGATTGCGCCGGGCTACTTCGACACCCCGTTGAACGCGGCGCTGGTGGCGGACCCGGAGTTTTCGGCATGGCTCGAAAAGCGCACCCCGGCGGGGCGCTGGGGCAAGGTGGAAGAGCTGGTGGGGGCCTGCGTGTTCCTCGCCAGTGACGCGGCGAGCTTTGTGAACGGGCATACGCTTTTTGTAGACGGCGGGATCACCGCCAGTCTTTGA
- a CDS encoding L-idonate 5-dehydrogenase → MKALFAHGAHDLRLEDCNAVAPGPGEVALRMARGGICGSDLHYYHNGGFGTVKLREPMILGHEVAGEITALGEGVEGLAVGDLVAVSPSRPCGTCEQCLRGLPNQCLNMRFYGSAMPFPHIQGAFREELTALASQCVKAEGLSAAQAAMAEPLAVCLHATRQAGDLLGKRVLITGCGPIGQLCIRAVRQAGAGEIVATDIFDPALEAATTSGADTTVNTAADINGFGVYVKGKGYFDVAIECSGAAIAVNQAVVGLRPRGTLVQLGLGGSIPVPLTTLTTREISLKGSFRFHEEFATAIALMQKGLIDVTPLITHSFPLADYAKAFITASDKSRAMKVQLEF, encoded by the coding sequence ATGAAGGCCCTGTTTGCCCATGGGGCGCATGATCTGCGCCTTGAGGACTGCAATGCCGTTGCGCCCGGCCCCGGCGAGGTTGCGCTGCGCATGGCCCGCGGCGGCATCTGCGGCTCTGACCTGCATTATTATCACAACGGCGGCTTCGGCACGGTCAAACTACGCGAGCCGATGATCCTCGGCCACGAGGTCGCGGGTGAGATCACGGCGCTTGGTGAGGGCGTCGAGGGCCTCGCCGTCGGAGACCTCGTCGCCGTCTCCCCATCCCGCCCCTGCGGCACTTGCGAGCAATGCCTGCGCGGCCTGCCCAACCAGTGCCTCAACATGCGCTTCTACGGCTCCGCCATGCCCTTCCCGCATATCCAGGGCGCCTTCCGCGAGGAGCTGACGGCGCTCGCCTCCCAATGCGTGAAGGCCGAGGGCCTCTCCGCCGCCCAGGCCGCCATGGCCGAGCCGCTCGCCGTCTGCCTCCACGCCACCCGTCAGGCCGGCGACCTCCTCGGCAAGCGCGTCCTCATCACCGGCTGCGGCCCCATTGGCCAGCTCTGCATCCGCGCCGTCCGCCAGGCCGGTGCCGGTGAAATCGTGGCGACAGACATCTTCGACCCCGCGCTGGAGGCCGCCACCACCTCGGGGGCCGACACCACGGTGAACACCGCCGCCGACATCAACGGCTTCGGGGTCTATGTCAAAGGCAAGGGCTATTTCGACGTGGCCATCGAATGCTCGGGCGCCGCCATCGCGGTCAATCAGGCCGTCGTCGGCCTGCGCCCGCGCGGCACCCTGGTTCAGCTCGGCCTCGGCGGCAGCATCCCGGTGCCGCTGACCACCCTCACAACCCGCGAAATCTCTCTCAAGGGCTCCTTCCGCTTCCACGAAGAATTCGCCACCGCCATCGCCCTGATGCAGAAGGGCCTGATAGACGTGACCCCGCTCATCACCCACAGCTTCCCGCTGGCCGACTATGCGAAGGCCTTTATCACGGCCTCCGACAAGTCCCGCGCGATGAAGGTCCAGCTGGAATTCTGA
- a CDS encoding LysE family translocator: MLTFFAAVFFLIITPGPGVLTTAGVGSGFGFKPGLRYVTGLFIGNNLVGLAVITGLAAVVLSVPAIRIVLTVASVAYLCYLAAKIAFAGSKIAFIEAKSAPGIMNGVLLQTINPKAYAVNTALFAGFPFLPESLVWETVLKVLILNAVWIPIHLGWLWAGATLHRLNLPESAHRKINYAMAASLLAVVALALYASFLT; this comes from the coding sequence ATGCTCACCTTCTTCGCCGCCGTCTTCTTCCTCATCATCACCCCCGGCCCGGGCGTGCTGACAACGGCTGGCGTCGGCTCGGGCTTCGGCTTCAAACCCGGGCTGCGCTATGTCACCGGCCTCTTCATCGGCAACAACCTCGTCGGCCTCGCCGTCATCACCGGCCTCGCCGCCGTGGTCCTCTCCGTTCCTGCCATCCGCATCGTCCTCACCGTCGCCTCGGTCGCCTACCTCTGCTACCTCGCCGCCAAGATCGCCTTCGCGGGCAGCAAAATCGCCTTCATCGAGGCCAAGTCCGCCCCCGGCATCATGAACGGCGTGCTGCTGCAAACCATCAACCCCAAGGCCTACGCGGTGAACACGGCGCTCTTCGCCGGGTTCCCCTTCCTGCCGGAAAGCCTTGTGTGGGAAACCGTGCTGAAGGTGCTGATCCTCAATGCCGTCTGGATCCCCATCCACCTCGGCTGGCTCTGGGCCGGGGCCACGCTGCACCGCCTCAACCTGCCCGAAAGCGCGCACCGCAAGATCAACTACGCCATGGCCGCCTCGCTGCTGGCCGTGGTCGCCCTCGCCCTCTACGCGAGCTTCCTCACATGA